In Dysgonomonadaceae bacterium zrk40, one genomic interval encodes:
- a CDS encoding bifunctional 3-deoxy-7-phosphoheptulonate synthase/chorismate mutase type II, whose translation MEFESILLPGIDAKRPLVIAGPCSAETEEQVMTTARQLAAVGVKIYRAGVWKPRTKPGGFEGIGSPALKWMMQAEKETGMYMATEVATEKHVYEALKYGVDILWIGARTAANPFAVQEIADTLKGVDIPILIKNPVNPDLELWIGALERLYNAGIRKLGVIHRGFSTTDKTIYRNLPQWHIPIELKRRFPTLPIICDPSHIGGDRNLIFKISQQAMDLNYAGLIIESHCSPDEAWSDKAQQVTPAALKEILDTIVIRDTVQTTEDLSVLRDQIDELDNDLLQLLAKRMRVSREIGQYKLEHDMPILQTQRYDQILTDRAYQGERLEMSGDFVKKVLESIHSESVRQQMVVMERAKK comes from the coding sequence ATGGAATTCGAATCAATTTTATTGCCGGGCATTGACGCGAAGAGACCGCTGGTGATTGCGGGGCCCTGCAGTGCCGAGACAGAAGAACAGGTGATGACCACCGCGCGCCAGCTGGCGGCAGTGGGAGTGAAGATCTACCGCGCAGGGGTATGGAAACCCCGCACAAAGCCAGGTGGTTTTGAGGGGATCGGTAGTCCGGCGCTGAAATGGATGATGCAGGCGGAAAAGGAGACTGGCATGTACATGGCCACCGAGGTGGCTACGGAGAAACATGTCTATGAGGCATTGAAGTATGGTGTAGATATACTTTGGATAGGGGCACGCACGGCTGCCAACCCTTTTGCAGTGCAGGAAATTGCAGATACCCTCAAAGGAGTGGATATCCCCATCCTGATCAAGAATCCGGTGAATCCCGACCTGGAGCTCTGGATCGGTGCACTGGAGCGACTCTACAACGCAGGTATCCGCAAGCTGGGAGTGATACACCGTGGATTCAGCACTACCGACAAGACCATATACCGCAATCTGCCGCAATGGCACATTCCCATCGAGTTGAAACGGCGTTTTCCCACTTTGCCGATAATCTGCGACCCAAGTCATATCGGCGGCGACCGCAACCTGATCTTCAAAATCAGTCAACAGGCGATGGATCTCAACTACGCGGGATTGATCATCGAATCGCATTGTTCCCCCGACGAGGCGTGGAGCGATAAGGCTCAACAGGTCACTCCGGCTGCACTGAAGGAGATTCTCGATACCATCGTAATCCGTGATACGGTGCAGACGACTGAAGATCTCTCGGTGTTGCGCGACCAGATAGATGAACTCGACAATGACCTGTTGCAGCTTTTGGCAAAGCGTATGCGTGTGTCAAGAGAGATCGGCCAGTACAAGCTGGAGCATGACATGCCAATCCTGCAGACGCAGCGCTACGATCAGATCCTGACCGACCGTGCCTATCAGGGTGAACGTCTGGAGATGTCGGGCGACTTCGTGAAGAAGGTTCTGGAGTCGATCCATTCCGAGTCGGTCCGTCAGCAGATGGTGGTGATGGAGAGAGCGAAGAAATAA
- a CDS encoding prephenate dehydrogenase, with product MKILILGAGKMGSFFADVLSFDHEVAVLDPDPKKLRFIYNTERMTTPQEVEAFAPELVINAATLKFTIPAFESVLPYLPETCILSDIASVKTGLEEFYRERTRPYVSTHPMFGPTFASLNDLSSQSAIIIAESSHLGKVFFRDLYHHLKLNVFEYSFREHDETIAYSLSIPFASTLVFASVMKHQDAPGTTFKRHMQIAQGLLSEDDFLLTEILFNPYTPGQLTNIREKLKELLAIIETKDSERMKAFLTEVRINIQ from the coding sequence ATGAAAATATTAATCCTTGGAGCCGGCAAGATGGGCTCATTCTTTGCCGATGTGCTCAGTTTCGACCATGAGGTGGCGGTGCTCGACCCCGATCCGAAGAAGTTACGGTTCATCTACAACACGGAGCGGATGACCACCCCGCAAGAGGTGGAAGCATTCGCCCCTGAGTTGGTAATCAATGCCGCCACACTCAAATTTACGATCCCTGCTTTTGAATCGGTACTTCCCTATCTGCCGGAGACCTGTATCCTGAGCGATATCGCCTCGGTGAAAACCGGACTGGAGGAGTTTTACCGGGAGCGCACCCGCCCCTATGTCTCCACACACCCCATGTTCGGCCCCACCTTTGCCAGCCTGAACGACCTGAGCAGCCAGAGCGCCATCATTATTGCTGAGTCGTCACACCTGGGCAAAGTCTTTTTCCGTGATCTCTACCATCACCTGAAGCTGAATGTGTTCGAATACTCCTTCCGGGAGCATGATGAAACCATCGCCTATTCGCTTTCCATCCCCTTTGCTTCTACCCTGGTGTTTGCCTCGGTGATGAAGCACCAGGATGCGCCCGGTACCACCTTCAAAAGACACATGCAGATCGCACAGGGATTGCTTTCAGAAGATGACTTCCTGCTCACCGAGATTCTCTTCAACCCTTATACACCGGGGCAGCTGACCAATATACGGGAGAAACTGAAGGAGTTGCTGGCCATTATCGAAACCAAAGACTCTGAACGAATGAAGGCCTTCTTGACGGAGGTGCGCATAAATATTCAGTAA
- a CDS encoding aminotransferase class I/II-fold pyridoxal phosphate-dependent enzyme: protein MKTTMKMIEPAAHIKSIEEYYFSVKLAEVARMNAEGKNVISLAVGAPDRMPSQETIEMLCDTARLSDVHAYQPYTGIPELRKAYADWYKRIYDVTLTPAEVLPLIGSKEGILHVSMTFLNFGDTVLVPNPGYPTYRSVSQLLRAEVMEYDLLEEKGWEPDFEALEKIDLSRVKLMWVNYPNMPTGANASQELFEKLVAFGKKHQIVICHDNPYSFILNDHPMSILSVPGAKEICIELNSLSKSHNMSGWRMGMLASNPQFVQWVLKAKSNIDSGQFKPMQLATVAALSNSDEWHAGMNLIYRERRDWAEKIMHLLGCSYDSRQVGLFVWGKLPAEVSGSEKLVNELLEKARVFLTPGFIFGSNGERFIRISLGASVEKLQEAYMRIEEYMGNS from the coding sequence ATGAAAACTACAATGAAGATGATTGAACCTGCAGCACATATCAAGTCAATAGAAGAATACTATTTCTCGGTGAAACTGGCTGAAGTGGCCCGTATGAATGCCGAAGGTAAAAACGTGATCAGTCTGGCGGTGGGAGCACCCGATCGGATGCCGTCGCAGGAGACCATTGAAATGCTTTGCGATACAGCCCGCCTGTCCGATGTGCATGCCTACCAGCCATATACCGGTATCCCCGAGTTGCGTAAAGCATATGCCGACTGGTACAAGCGTATCTATGACGTCACCCTGACGCCTGCTGAGGTATTGCCGTTGATAGGCTCCAAGGAGGGGATCCTGCATGTCTCGATGACCTTCCTGAACTTCGGAGATACGGTGCTGGTCCCCAATCCCGGTTATCCCACATACCGATCCGTATCGCAACTTTTGCGGGCAGAGGTGATGGAGTATGACCTGCTGGAGGAGAAGGGATGGGAGCCTGACTTCGAGGCTCTGGAAAAGATAGACTTGAGCCGGGTGAAGCTGATGTGGGTAAACTACCCGAACATGCCTACTGGTGCCAATGCATCGCAAGAGCTGTTTGAGAAGCTGGTGGCCTTTGGCAAGAAGCATCAGATCGTGATTTGTCACGACAATCCCTACAGTTTCATTTTGAACGACCACCCGATGAGCATCCTCTCTGTACCGGGAGCAAAGGAGATTTGTATCGAGCTCAACTCGCTAAGCAAGTCGCATAACATGTCGGGATGGCGCATGGGGATGCTGGCATCCAATCCTCAATTCGTTCAGTGGGTACTCAAGGCTAAGAGCAACATCGACAGCGGTCAGTTCAAACCGATGCAGCTGGCAACGGTGGCTGCTCTGTCGAACAGTGATGAGTGGCATGCCGGGATGAACCTGATCTATCGTGAACGACGCGACTGGGCCGAGAAGATCATGCATCTGCTTGGCTGTAGCTACGATTCTCGGCAGGTGGGATTGTTTGTGTGGGGCAAGCTGCCCGCAGAGGTGTCGGGTAGTGAAAAACTTGTGAATGAACTGCTTGAAAAGGCGCGTGTGTTTCTTACCCCTGGCTTTATCTTCGGCAGCAACGGTGAACGTTTTATCCGCATCTCGTTGGGAGCCTCAGTTGAGAAGCTGCAGGAGGCTTACATGCGGATTGAGGAATATATGGGGAATAGCTGA
- a CDS encoding cob(I)yrinic acid a,c-diamide adenosyltransferase: MKKSIIYTKTGDKGTTALVGGTRVPKTHLRLEAYGTVDELNSHVGWLNCLITDSEDHEFLRYLQHKLFTLGSYLATETENKAPHAASIIAQKDITRIEEQIDITDSQLPRLNRFVLPGGNEPASRAHICRTVARRAERLVYHVAESYPVAEEVLIFLNRLSDYFFVLARKEGSKTAEEIYWEQGDI; encoded by the coding sequence ATGAAAAAAAGTATTATCTATACAAAGACAGGTGACAAGGGTACCACTGCTCTGGTGGGTGGGACGAGAGTTCCCAAGACACATCTGCGACTGGAGGCTTACGGTACAGTCGATGAACTGAACAGCCATGTGGGATGGCTCAACTGCCTGATCACAGACAGTGAGGATCATGAATTCCTGCGATACCTGCAGCACAAACTGTTCACTTTGGGCTCCTATCTTGCCACTGAAACTGAAAACAAGGCACCGCATGCCGCAAGCATCATTGCTCAAAAGGATATCACCCGCATCGAGGAGCAGATCGACATCACCGACAGCCAGCTTCCGCGTCTGAATCGCTTTGTACTGCCCGGCGGAAATGAACCGGCATCCAGAGCACATATCTGCCGTACCGTGGCCCGCAGGGCGGAACGATTGGTCTACCATGTGGCTGAATCATATCCCGTGGCAGAAGAGGTATTAATCTTCCTGAACCGTCTCTCCGACTACTTTTTCGTGTTGGCCCGTAAGGAGGGGAGCAAAACTGCAGAAGAAATATATTGGGAACAGGGAGATATTTAA
- the trxA gene encoding thioredoxin yields the protein MALQITDANIEEVLQSDKLVVIDFWAEWCGPCKMVGPIIDQISEEYKDRVVVGKLDVDNNDETTSRYGIRNIPTVLFIKNGEVVDKVVGAGAKTLFTEKINKLL from the coding sequence ATGGCTCTTCAAATTACAGACGCGAACATAGAAGAAGTGTTGCAATCGGACAAACTGGTGGTAATTGACTTCTGGGCAGAGTGGTGTGGTCCCTGCAAGATGGTGGGACCAATCATCGATCAGATCAGTGAAGAATACAAAGACCGCGTGGTGGTAGGGAAACTCGACGTTGACAACAACGACGAAACAACCTCTCGTTACGGCATACGCAACATCCCTACAGTACTCTTCATCAAGAATGGCGAAGTGGTGGACAAGGTGGTGGGTGCAGGTGCTAAAACCCTTTTCACAGAGAAGATTAACAAGCTACTTTGA
- the dnaE gene encoding DNA polymerase III subunit alpha — protein sequence MHPFVHLHVHSQYSLLDGQASIQRLVDKALSDGMPAIALTDHGAMYGIKEFLNYCNRKNGPHKTEIAKLRKEIDSLVKEEDAAGRREALQNQLQAAEQKLFKPIVGCECYLARRDRFSQSEKIDGSGWHLVLLAKNLTGYKNLVKLVSKSWTEGFYYRPRIDKELLEKHSEGLIVSSACLGGEISRKVDSGQISDAEEAVQWYKRVFGDDYYLELQRHKTDRPDADQTTYPKQERVNQELIRIARKYDVKLIATNDVHFVNEEDADAHDRLICLSTGKDFDDPDRMRYTKQEWLKSTAEMNQIFADLPEVLTNTLEVADKVEFYSIDNPPLMPFYPIDPAFGTEKAYREKYPEELLKQEFGEATFHRLGDYDKVIRVKLEADYLAHLTFQGARRRYGEELTEEIRERLTFELETIKHMGFPGYFLIVQDFINAAREMEVAVGPGRGSAAGSAAAYCLGITDIDPLKYDLLFERFLNPDRISMPDIDIDFDDEGRGKVLRWVTEKYGSEKVAHIITYGTMATKSSIKDVARVHKLPLSESNRLAKLVPDRIPNVKKVNLRAAIDNVPELKEAANSSDPLLRDTLKYAVMLEGNVRNTGVHACGVIIGQNDISDVVPISTAEDKETREKLLVTQYEGSVIEETGLIKMDFLGLKTLSIIKDALVTIEQTRGVKINIDTIDMNDPVTYKLYCYGQTTGTFQFESAGMQKYLKELQPSKFEDLIAMNALYRPGPMDYIPSFIARKHGREEISYDLPIMEKYLSETYGITVYQEQVMLLSRLLAGFTRGQSDELRKAMGKKLIDKMTALKEKFLAGGKQNGYQEKILNKIWADWEKFASYAFNKSHATCYSWVAYQTAWLKANYPSEYMAAVLSNNLNNITEITKFMDECKAMGMNVLCPDVNESYLKFSVNGEGDVRFGLAAIKSVGQGAANDIIAEREKNGPYADIFDFVERVNLSSCNKKTVEALALAGAFDSLPGIHREQFVAANSKGEEFLETLIRYGSKYQQDKLEAMTSLFGDDSSFQIARPEIPQAARWSDLERLNKERDLIGIYLSAHPLDDYEFILKYVCNADTQRLQDLESLNGLDITFGGIITAVREGQTKRGSPYTIFKIEDYAGSYEIALFSDDSVNFGRYARIGLSVYIAGKVQSKRYRENELEVKIASISLLSEVKDKLVSKITIQIPLTKLNDTTVAELSALMKNNSGNSLLYFQIIGEERHMNIQLFSRPAKIRVNKHLIDTLRDELDIDFKIN from the coding sequence ATGCATCCATTTGTTCATCTTCACGTCCACTCCCAATATTCGCTGCTCGACGGTCAGGCCAGCATCCAACGGCTGGTAGACAAAGCCCTGAGCGACGGCATGCCAGCCATCGCCCTGACCGATCACGGAGCGATGTATGGCATCAAGGAGTTCCTCAACTATTGCAACAGGAAAAACGGTCCACACAAGACGGAAATTGCCAAGCTGAGGAAAGAAATCGACTCGCTCGTGAAGGAGGAAGATGCTGCCGGCAGGAGGGAGGCCCTACAAAACCAGTTGCAGGCGGCAGAGCAAAAGCTGTTCAAGCCAATCGTGGGATGCGAATGTTACCTGGCACGGCGCGACCGTTTTTCACAATCGGAGAAGATCGATGGTAGCGGATGGCACCTGGTGTTGCTGGCCAAGAACCTTACAGGATACAAGAACCTGGTAAAGCTGGTTTCCAAGAGCTGGACCGAGGGATTTTACTACCGTCCCCGTATCGACAAGGAGCTGCTGGAAAAACACAGCGAAGGGTTGATCGTCTCCTCCGCCTGCCTGGGAGGTGAGATTTCCCGCAAGGTGGACAGCGGTCAGATCAGCGATGCCGAGGAGGCGGTGCAGTGGTACAAGCGGGTGTTCGGTGACGACTACTACCTGGAGCTGCAACGTCACAAGACCGACCGTCCCGATGCCGACCAGACCACCTACCCCAAGCAGGAGCGGGTGAACCAGGAACTGATTCGCATCGCCCGCAAGTACGACGTAAAGCTGATAGCCACCAACGATGTCCACTTTGTGAATGAAGAGGATGCCGACGCACACGACCGCCTGATCTGTCTCAGCACCGGGAAGGATTTCGATGATCCCGACCGGATGCGCTACACCAAACAGGAGTGGCTGAAGAGTACCGCTGAGATGAACCAAATCTTCGCCGACCTGCCGGAGGTTTTGACAAACACACTTGAGGTGGCTGACAAAGTAGAATTTTATTCTATCGACAACCCACCACTGATGCCTTTTTACCCCATCGATCCCGCTTTCGGCACCGAAAAGGCTTACCGTGAAAAGTATCCCGAAGAACTTTTGAAGCAGGAGTTCGGAGAAGCAACCTTTCACCGGCTGGGTGATTACGACAAGGTGATAAGGGTAAAGCTGGAGGCGGACTACCTGGCACATCTCACCTTTCAGGGAGCACGCCGCCGTTACGGGGAGGAGCTGACGGAGGAGATCCGTGAGCGGCTCACCTTCGAGCTGGAGACCATCAAGCACATGGGCTTCCCGGGCTACTTCCTGATTGTACAGGATTTCATCAATGCCGCCAGGGAGATGGAAGTGGCCGTGGGACCGGGACGCGGCTCGGCGGCCGGCTCGGCGGCAGCCTACTGCCTTGGCATCACCGACATCGATCCATTGAAATATGACCTGCTGTTTGAGCGATTCCTGAACCCCGACCGTATCTCAATGCCCGATATCGACATCGATTTCGACGATGAGGGACGTGGTAAGGTACTGCGCTGGGTGACCGAGAAGTATGGCAGCGAGAAGGTGGCTCATATCATCACCTATGGCACCATGGCAACAAAATCGTCCATCAAGGATGTGGCACGGGTGCACAAGCTGCCGCTTTCGGAGTCGAACCGCCTGGCAAAACTGGTACCCGACAGGATTCCCAACGTGAAGAAGGTGAACCTTAGAGCAGCCATCGATAATGTGCCGGAGCTCAAAGAGGCGGCCAACAGCAGCGATCCACTATTGAGGGACACCCTCAAATATGCAGTCATGCTGGAGGGAAACGTACGCAACACGGGGGTGCACGCCTGTGGTGTGATCATCGGTCAAAACGATATCTCGGACGTGGTACCCATCAGTACAGCCGAAGACAAGGAGACCCGCGAGAAGCTGCTGGTCACCCAATACGAGGGGTCGGTGATCGAAGAGACCGGGCTGATCAAAATGGACTTCCTGGGACTCAAAACCCTCTCCATCATCAAGGATGCACTTGTCACGATTGAACAGACCAGGGGTGTTAAGATCAACATCGACACCATCGACATGAACGATCCGGTCACCTACAAGCTCTACTGTTACGGGCAGACCACCGGCACCTTCCAGTTTGAATCGGCAGGCATGCAGAAGTACCTCAAGGAGCTCCAGCCAAGCAAGTTTGAGGATCTGATTGCCATGAATGCCCTCTATCGCCCCGGACCGATGGATTACATCCCTTCCTTCATCGCGCGCAAGCATGGCAGGGAGGAGATCAGCTATGACCTTCCAATAATGGAGAAGTATCTGAGCGAGACGTATGGCATCACCGTCTACCAGGAGCAGGTGATGCTCCTGTCACGTTTGCTGGCAGGCTTCACCCGTGGCCAGTCGGACGAGCTTCGCAAGGCGATGGGCAAGAAGCTGATCGACAAGATGACCGCCCTGAAGGAAAAATTCCTGGCAGGCGGCAAACAAAACGGATACCAGGAGAAGATCCTCAACAAGATATGGGCCGACTGGGAAAAATTTGCCTCATATGCCTTCAACAAATCGCATGCCACCTGCTACTCCTGGGTTGCCTACCAGACCGCCTGGCTGAAGGCCAACTACCCCTCGGAATATATGGCTGCAGTGCTCTCCAACAACCTGAACAACATCACCGAGATCACCAAGTTCATGGATGAGTGCAAGGCAATGGGTATGAATGTGCTCTGTCCCGATGTAAACGAGTCCTACCTCAAGTTCTCGGTCAACGGCGAGGGGGATGTCCGGTTCGGGCTGGCTGCCATAAAGAGCGTAGGGCAGGGTGCCGCAAACGACATCATTGCAGAGAGAGAAAAGAACGGTCCCTATGCCGACATCTTCGACTTTGTGGAAAGGGTGAACCTCTCCTCCTGCAACAAGAAGACAGTAGAAGCCCTGGCACTAGCCGGCGCCTTTGACTCGCTGCCAGGCATTCACCGCGAGCAATTCGTCGCTGCCAACAGTAAGGGCGAAGAGTTCCTGGAGACACTGATCCGCTACGGAAGCAAATATCAACAGGACAAGCTGGAGGCGATGACCTCCCTTTTCGGAGACGATTCCTCTTTCCAGATTGCCCGTCCGGAGATTCCGCAGGCAGCCCGCTGGAGTGACCTGGAAAGGCTCAACAAAGAGCGGGATCTGATAGGGATCTACCTCTCGGCACACCCGCTTGATGACTATGAGTTCATCCTGAAATATGTCTGCAATGCCGACACCCAGCGACTTCAGGATCTGGAGTCACTCAACGGCCTGGACATCACCTTCGGCGGCATCATCACTGCTGTACGTGAGGGACAAACCAAGCGAGGATCTCCATATACCATCTTCAAGATAGAGGATTATGCTGGCAGCTACGAGATCGCACTCTTCAGTGATGACAGTGTCAACTTCGGACGTTACGCCCGCATCGGGCTCTCGGTATACATTGCAGGCAAAGTACAGTCGAAGCGATACCGTGAAAATGAACTGGAAGTGAAGATCGCCTCTATCAGTCTGCTCTCGGAGGTGAAGGATAAACTGGTTTCGAAGATCACCATCCAGATACCACTTACGAAGCTGAATGACACCACGGTTGCCGAATTATCGGCACTGATGAAAAACAATTCAGGAAATTCGTTGTTATATTTCCAGATCATCGGGGAGGAACGGCACATGAACATTCAGTTGTTTTCCCGTCCTGCCAAAATCAGGGTGAACAAGCATCTTATTGACACCCTTCGAGATGAATTGGACATCGATTTCAAAATCAATTAA
- a CDS encoding peptide MFS transporter: MFKNHPKGLLAASLANMGERFGFYTMMAILTLFLMTKFGLDETTTGIIYSIFYASIYLLALVGGLLADKTRNYKGIIMAGLLLMSVGYVIIAIPTPTPVPADKFALFLAISCLGLLVIAFGNGLFKGNLQALVGQMYDDPKYSKMRDSGFQLFYMFINVGAIFAPFLAVGVRNWWVEKNGFLYNADLPTLAHQYLGNTITAEGSERFQRLAGEVGYSGSDMTAFAGEYLNVFTTGFHYAFAVAIVAMLISLVIYMLNKNRFPDPANKHAAAAGGTVVDEMDIKEVKQRLYALFAVFAVVIFFWFSFHQNGLTLTFFAKDYTDLSQIRLNLGFATLEGAEIFQSINPFFVVFLTPIIVGFFGWLRSRGNEPSTPRKIAIGMGIAAIAYAVMSLGSMGLPLKGELDAMGGLPDAARVTPWLLIGTYFILTVAELFISPLGISFVSKVAPPKYQGIMQGAWLGATAVGNSLLFIGAIFYKSISMSATWMVFVVACLISMFTMLAMIKWLERIAK, from the coding sequence ATGTTTAAAAATCATCCTAAAGGACTGCTTGCCGCATCACTGGCGAACATGGGGGAGCGATTTGGTTTTTATACCATGATGGCGATCCTGACACTCTTCTTAATGACCAAGTTCGGACTGGACGAGACCACCACCGGTATCATCTACTCCATATTTTATGCATCCATCTACCTGCTGGCTCTCGTGGGAGGGCTCCTGGCCGACAAGACCCGCAATTACAAGGGAATCATCATGGCGGGCCTGCTGCTGATGTCAGTGGGTTACGTGATCATCGCCATCCCTACCCCGACACCGGTGCCAGCTGACAAGTTCGCACTGTTCCTTGCAATCAGCTGCCTAGGCCTACTGGTGATCGCTTTTGGTAACGGACTCTTCAAGGGGAACCTCCAGGCACTCGTGGGGCAAATGTATGATGACCCGAAGTACAGTAAGATGCGCGACTCCGGGTTTCAACTCTTTTACATGTTCATCAATGTGGGTGCAATCTTCGCTCCCTTCCTGGCGGTAGGTGTCCGCAACTGGTGGGTGGAGAAGAACGGTTTCCTCTATAATGCCGACCTGCCGACGCTGGCGCATCAGTACCTGGGCAACACCATCACGGCCGAGGGAAGCGAACGTTTTCAGCGACTGGCCGGAGAAGTGGGTTACAGCGGCAGCGACATGACAGCTTTTGCCGGTGAATATCTCAACGTCTTCACCACAGGCTTCCACTATGCCTTTGCGGTAGCCATTGTCGCGATGCTGATCTCGCTGGTGATCTACATGCTCAACAAGAACCGGTTCCCCGATCCTGCGAACAAACATGCTGCAGCGGCAGGTGGTACAGTGGTGGATGAGATGGACATCAAAGAGGTGAAGCAACGCCTCTATGCCCTTTTCGCTGTCTTTGCGGTGGTGATATTCTTCTGGTTCTCGTTCCACCAGAACGGGCTCACCCTCACTTTCTTCGCAAAAGATTACACTGACCTGAGCCAGATCAGGCTAAACCTGGGCTTCGCGACACTGGAAGGAGCCGAGATCTTCCAGTCGATCAACCCCTTCTTCGTGGTGTTCCTCACTCCAATCATCGTGGGTTTCTTCGGATGGCTTCGATCCCGAGGCAATGAACCCTCCACACCACGCAAGATCGCGATCGGTATGGGTATCGCCGCCATTGCTTATGCCGTAATGTCACTGGGCTCAATGGGACTTCCACTCAAAGGAGAGCTGGATGCTATGGGCGGACTGCCCGATGCGGCTCGTGTCACTCCCTGGCTGCTGATCGGCACCTATTTTATCCTGACCGTTGCCGAGCTCTTCATCAGTCCCCTAGGTATCTCTTTCGTTTCGAAGGTAGCTCCTCCCAAATACCAGGGGATCATGCAGGGGGCATGGCTGGGTGCCACCGCCGTGGGCAACAGCCTGCTCTTCATCGGTGCCATCTTCTACAAATCGATCTCCATGAGTGCCACCTGGATGGTCTTCGTGGTTGCCTGTCTCATCTCCATGTTCACCATGCTGGCGATGATCAAATGGCTAGAAAGGATCGCAAAATAA
- a CDS encoding prephenate dehydratase, translated as MKRVAIQGGPGAYHEIAARDYFKCEELEIVPCQTFRDIFREAEKDPQLIGVMAIENTIAGSLLPNHDLLKQHHLRIAGEHKLRITHTLAALPGTTLDEIGEVMSHPMALMQCEEFLERLPGVKIVEHDDTALAAKEIREREMKGTATICSRLAAEKYGLEILAHGIETNKRNFTRFFILAREEMLREVQKDNHINKSSLVFVLPHNEGSLSKVLSVLSFYGINLTRIQSLPIIGSEWEYQFYVDLTFTDYQRYQQSIDAITPLISKLKLLGEYREEMNADEQ; from the coding sequence ATGAAAAGAGTTGCTATTCAAGGAGGGCCGGGAGCCTATCATGAGATTGCCGCACGTGATTATTTCAAGTGCGAAGAGCTGGAGATCGTTCCCTGCCAGACATTCCGTGATATTTTCAGGGAAGCGGAGAAGGATCCGCAACTGATTGGGGTGATGGCCATCGAGAATACCATTGCCGGGAGCCTTCTGCCCAATCATGATTTGTTGAAACAACACCATCTCCGTATTGCAGGGGAGCATAAACTTCGAATCACACATACCTTGGCAGCCCTTCCCGGCACCACCCTTGATGAGATTGGAGAGGTGATGTCACACCCCATGGCGTTGATGCAGTGTGAGGAGTTTTTGGAGAGATTGCCCGGGGTGAAGATCGTGGAGCATGATGACACCGCCCTTGCAGCCAAAGAGATTCGTGAGCGGGAGATGAAAGGCACTGCCACCATCTGCAGCAGGCTGGCAGCGGAGAAGTATGGTCTGGAGATCCTGGCCCATGGAATTGAAACAAACAAACGCAATTTCACTCGTTTCTTTATCCTGGCACGTGAGGAGATGCTTCGTGAGGTGCAGAAGGATAACCATATCAACAAATCGTCGCTGGTGTTTGTCTTGCCACACAACGAAGGATCACTCTCGAAGGTGCTGTCGGTGCTCTCCTTCTATGGGATCAACCTGACCCGTATCCAGTCGCTGCCCATCATTGGCAGTGAGTGGGAGTACCAGTTTTATGTGGATCTCACCTTTACCGATTATCAGCGCTACCAACAGTCGATCGATGCCATCACTCCGCTGATCAGTAAACTGAAGTTGTTGGGCGAGTACAGGGAGGAGATGAATGCCGATGAACAGTAA
- a CDS encoding DUF2795 domain-containing protein codes for MYWTLELASKLEDAPWPATKDELIDYAQRSGAPLEVIENLQEIEEDGEVFESIEDIWPDYPSKEDFFFNEDEY; via the coding sequence ATGTATTGGACACTAGAACTGGCTTCCAAATTGGAAGATGCTCCTTGGCCCGCCACAAAGGATGAGTTGATAGATTATGCCCAGCGTTCGGGTGCACCGCTGGAAGTCATCGAAAATCTGCAGGAGATTGAAGAGGATGGAGAGGTGTTTGAATCGATTGAAGACATCTGGCCGGATTATCCCAGTAAGGAGGACTTCTTTTTTAACGAAGACGAATACTGA